A DNA window from Cobetia marina contains the following coding sequences:
- a CDS encoding tetratricopeptide repeat protein, with the protein MATPHDWFLPAHQEWTAGHRARAVQCMIAHFNQQARPRAAGLFKQVSYYLFLLGDYRAAGQILGQGCDECPEDEEISLNRVVCLSRAGDASGAIAAGQRLVDGGSRNPVLFDALASCCARLGRHAQARGFGSRALELKDVAYGDQPLAKDWALPSRAPSAVAAGKRRVLSYGLWGQGPRYLNGMLHNLLLAPVLYPGWQVRLYHDDSVPEDFLDIARQLDAELVERPNTDSLRQRLCWRFAVADDPGVGYFLVRDCDSVISLREVRAVQMWLTSGRFFHVMRDWWTHTDLVLAGLWGGIAGVLPSMEGMLADWSPRQVETPNIDQWFLKERVWRYLRTSLMSHDRCYSLKVNSRASLAFPDDVLGELPAGNAHVGCDEWTRDPAFQRRQLGPWLRQASWMQEVT; encoded by the coding sequence ATGGCGACACCGCACGACTGGTTCCTGCCAGCGCATCAGGAGTGGACGGCAGGGCATCGCGCCCGAGCCGTCCAGTGCATGATCGCGCATTTCAATCAACAGGCTCGCCCGCGTGCCGCGGGCCTCTTCAAGCAGGTGTCCTACTACCTGTTCCTGCTGGGGGATTATCGCGCTGCCGGTCAGATACTCGGCCAGGGTTGTGATGAATGCCCCGAGGATGAAGAAATCTCCCTCAATCGGGTGGTATGCCTGTCGCGGGCGGGTGATGCGTCAGGGGCCATCGCCGCTGGGCAGAGGCTGGTCGATGGAGGAAGCCGCAATCCGGTACTGTTCGATGCATTGGCCTCCTGCTGTGCACGCCTGGGGCGCCATGCTCAGGCACGTGGCTTCGGCAGTCGCGCATTGGAGCTCAAGGATGTCGCGTACGGAGACCAGCCGCTTGCCAAGGACTGGGCATTGCCCTCCAGAGCCCCATCGGCGGTGGCAGCCGGCAAGCGGCGAGTGCTGTCCTATGGTCTCTGGGGCCAGGGGCCGCGTTATCTGAATGGCATGTTGCATAACCTGTTGCTGGCACCGGTGCTCTACCCGGGCTGGCAGGTGCGGCTGTATCACGACGACAGTGTGCCAGAGGATTTTCTGGACATCGCCCGGCAGCTGGACGCCGAGCTGGTGGAACGCCCGAATACCGACTCACTCAGACAGCGGCTGTGCTGGCGATTTGCGGTCGCGGATGATCCCGGCGTTGGCTATTTCCTGGTGCGGGACTGCGACAGTGTCATCAGTCTTCGCGAGGTACGAGCCGTGCAGATGTGGCTGACATCCGGGCGTTTCTTCCATGTGATGCGGGATTGGTGGACGCATACCGATCTCGTGCTGGCGGGACTCTGGGGAGGTATCGCCGGGGTGCTGCCCTCGATGGAGGGGATGCTGGCGGACTGGAGTCCCCGGCAGGTGGAAACCCCGAACATCGATCAATGGTTTCTCAAGGAGCGCGTCTGGCGCTATCTGCGTACCAGCCTCATGAGCCATGACCGCTGTTATTCGCTGAAGGTGAACTCGCGCGCCAGCCTGGCGTTTCCCGATGATGTGCTGGGTGAGCTTCCCGCGGGCAATGCCCATGTCGGATGCGATGAATGGACGCGGGACCCGGCTTTCCAGCGTCGCCAGCTGGGGCCCTGGCTCAGGCAGGCCAGCTGGATGCAGGAGGTCACCTGA
- the lnt gene encoding apolipoprotein N-acyltransferase has protein sequence MSESPHPAAFRGTSSLSNALGHLLALIAGVLITLSFAPFEQWWLGPVGAGLLYGALRMPSGGFLRAWWYGVGLFGSGASWVYVSIHDYGYTGMPLAVLLTMLFVSTMALFPMLWMGLWQRFCSRQLDVLSFAAVFVISELFRTWAFTGFPWLLLGNSAVGSPLANWVPILGVYGVSLIIALSGALLWNLALRRRWLTLVPLVVLWGAGLLLPTSWTHPGGEPARVALLQGNLPQLIKWSAEGQRRAANTYAAMTRAVQDDADLIVWPETALPMLRDQAEPFLERIQATLPPKTGLITGIVERDADNRFFNSVIPIDDPSAQYRKEHLVPFGEYVPLESWLRGIIGFLDLPMSSMQSGDSQQEPLFVSGLRIGVAICYEIVYPELVRQRALSSTVLLTVSNDTWFGHSIGPLQHLQMAQIRALENGRFLLRATSNGVTAIISPQGEIIARAPQFEEATVTGDIRLQLGMTPWMRFGLLPIWILVGLLLAPSLMLGIGERLAARRGMKASS, from the coding sequence ATGTCCGAATCACCTCACCCGGCGGCCTTCAGGGGCACGTCGTCGTTGAGCAATGCGCTGGGCCACCTGCTGGCTCTGATCGCCGGTGTCTTGATCACCCTGAGTTTCGCCCCCTTCGAGCAATGGTGGCTGGGCCCGGTGGGTGCGGGGCTGCTCTACGGCGCCCTGCGCATGCCGAGCGGTGGCTTCCTGCGCGCCTGGTGGTATGGCGTCGGTCTGTTCGGCAGTGGCGCCAGCTGGGTCTATGTCTCGATCCATGACTACGGCTATACCGGCATGCCGCTGGCCGTGCTGCTGACGATGCTGTTCGTCTCCACCATGGCGCTGTTCCCGATGCTGTGGATGGGGCTGTGGCAACGCTTCTGCTCACGCCAGCTGGACGTGCTGTCGTTCGCTGCCGTCTTCGTCATCAGTGAGCTGTTTCGCACCTGGGCCTTCACCGGCTTCCCGTGGCTGCTGCTGGGCAACAGTGCGGTGGGGTCGCCGCTGGCCAATTGGGTGCCGATACTCGGGGTCTACGGCGTCTCGCTGATCATCGCGCTGTCCGGTGCGTTGCTGTGGAACCTGGCACTCAGGCGGCGCTGGCTGACCCTCGTGCCACTGGTGGTGCTATGGGGGGCGGGTCTGCTGCTGCCGACCAGCTGGACGCATCCCGGCGGAGAGCCGGCACGCGTCGCGCTGCTGCAGGGCAACCTGCCGCAGCTGATCAAGTGGAGCGCCGAGGGCCAGCGACGCGCGGCCAATACCTATGCCGCGATGACCCGTGCCGTGCAGGACGATGCCGACCTGATCGTGTGGCCGGAAACCGCACTGCCGATGCTGCGCGATCAGGCCGAACCCTTCCTGGAACGCATCCAGGCGACGCTGCCTCCCAAGACCGGGCTGATCACCGGCATCGTCGAGCGCGACGCCGACAACCGCTTCTTCAACAGCGTGATCCCCATCGATGACCCTTCGGCCCAGTATCGCAAGGAACATCTGGTGCCCTTCGGAGAATATGTGCCGCTGGAGAGCTGGTTGCGTGGCATCATCGGCTTCTTAGACCTGCCGATGTCGAGCATGCAATCAGGCGACAGTCAGCAGGAACCGCTGTTCGTGAGCGGGCTGCGTATCGGGGTCGCCATCTGCTACGAGATCGTCTATCCGGAGCTGGTTCGCCAGCGGGCGCTGAGCTCGACCGTGCTGCTGACCGTGTCCAATGACACCTGGTTCGGTCACTCCATCGGGCCACTCCAGCACCTGCAGATGGCACAGATTCGCGCACTGGAAAACGGACGTTTCCTGCTGCGCGCGACCAGCAACGGGGTGACGGCGATCATCTCGCCACAGGGGGAGATCATTGCCCGCGCCCCGCAGTTCGAGGAGGCGACCGTCACCGGCGACATCCGCCTGCAGCTGGGCATGACGCCCTGGATGCGCTTCGGACTGCTGCCGATATGGATTCTGGTGGGCCTGCTGCTGGCACCGAGCCTGATGCTGGGCATCGGTGAACGTCTGGCGGCACGCCGTGGCATGAAGGCGTCCAGCTGA
- the ybeY gene encoding rRNA maturation RNase YbeY: MADDALQSDGEADDTPYELTVRLVEEEESRGLNRDYRGKDSSTNVLSFPHEPLDLDDFALPAELAERFAEEAPGFDDGEDAGLDGQPQGDIADDDVMLESGGVGDAEAPQTPELMTAEGEAADEADDASRFLGDLVISVHVVAREAAAQGKSLEDHFAHMLVHGTLHLLGYDHIEDDDAEHMEALERDVLAGLGIADPYREENQ; the protein is encoded by the coding sequence ATGGCCGATGACGCCCTGCAGAGTGACGGCGAGGCGGATGACACCCCCTACGAGCTGACCGTGCGCCTGGTGGAAGAGGAAGAAAGCCGCGGGCTCAACCGCGACTATCGCGGCAAGGATTCCTCCACCAATGTGCTGTCCTTTCCGCATGAGCCACTGGATCTCGACGACTTCGCCCTGCCGGCCGAACTGGCGGAGCGTTTCGCCGAGGAAGCTCCGGGATTCGATGACGGTGAAGACGCCGGCCTCGACGGCCAGCCTCAGGGCGACATCGCTGACGACGATGTCATGCTGGAGTCAGGTGGCGTGGGGGATGCTGAGGCGCCGCAGACCCCGGAACTGATGACGGCTGAGGGTGAGGCCGCGGATGAGGCGGACGACGCCTCGCGCTTTCTCGGCGACCTCGTCATCAGCGTACACGTCGTGGCGCGGGAAGCGGCCGCTCAGGGCAAGTCCCTCGAGGACCATTTTGCCCATATGCTCGTGCATGGCACCTTGCACTTGCTAGGTTATGACCATATCGAGGACGATGACGCCGAGCATATGGAAGCCCTCGAGCGTGACGTGCTGGCAGGGCTGGGCATTGCCGACCCCTACCGGGAAGAGAATCAATGA
- a CDS encoding YdcF family protein: MGFTEFLGIIKDLILPPGGPLLLLILTMLILKRWPTLARALMALAILGMWLLASPVVSTRLMAGLERIQPSAPAEWIQAQAVVVLSGGRYYNAPELQGRDRINGETLSRLDEGVRVARNAELPILLTGGKVSSSDDGTLAELMQRSLIDEFDYPARWLENRSENTQQNARYTREMLKEDDINKIVLVTSAWHMPRAMRNFQNQGFRTIIPAPVGYTTVSGLGIDAWIPNSSALTQSRWALHEWIGWLVGR; encoded by the coding sequence ATGGGCTTCACCGAGTTTCTCGGCATCATCAAGGACCTGATACTGCCACCCGGCGGCCCGCTGCTGCTGCTGATCCTGACCATGCTGATCCTCAAGCGCTGGCCGACTCTGGCGCGGGCGTTGATGGCACTGGCCATTCTTGGCATGTGGCTCCTGGCGTCACCGGTCGTCTCCACACGCCTGATGGCCGGGCTTGAGCGCATTCAGCCCAGTGCACCGGCGGAATGGATTCAGGCTCAGGCGGTGGTCGTGCTGTCCGGTGGCCGTTACTACAATGCGCCGGAGCTGCAGGGACGAGACCGGATCAACGGCGAGACGCTCAGCCGGCTGGACGAAGGCGTGCGGGTCGCGCGCAATGCCGAGCTGCCGATCCTGCTGACCGGCGGCAAGGTCTCGTCATCGGACGATGGCACCCTGGCGGAACTGATGCAGCGCTCGCTGATCGATGAATTCGATTACCCGGCGCGCTGGCTTGAGAACCGCAGCGAGAATACCCAGCAGAATGCGCGCTACACTCGCGAGATGCTCAAGGAAGACGACATCAACAAGATCGTGCTGGTCACCAGTGCCTGGCACATGCCGCGCGCGATGCGCAACTTCCAGAATCAGGGCTTCCGCACCATCATTCCGGCCCCGGTGGGATACACCACCGTCTCCGGGCTGGGAATCGATGCCTGGATTCCCAACAGCTCCGCGCTGACCCAGTCACGCTGGGCACTGCACGAGTGGATCGGCTGGCTGGTGGGTCGCTAG
- a CDS encoding HlyC/CorC family transporter, whose product MSEDRSGSHSKSWLDKLFGAFSSDTDEPSSRSELLQFLTEVGPRLNLDQDAIAIIEGALEISDQQVREVMIPRSQMQAIQVDQRPEEYLPLILESAHSRYPVIDENLDEVLGILLAKDLLPLILQNDSERKRFDLREAIRPAMFIPESKRLNSLLKEFRETRNHMAVVIDEYGGTAGLITIEDILEQIVGDIEDEHDTDEDEDIRELGDGQFAVSALTTIEDFNEHFATDFPDEEFDTIGGLMIQRFGHMPRRQESTDFAGWRFTVLNADNRRIRQVQVCRLEDATGDAPPSAEHRAHISGE is encoded by the coding sequence ATGAGCGAAGACCGATCGGGAAGCCATTCGAAATCCTGGCTCGATAAGCTGTTCGGCGCCTTCTCAAGCGACACCGACGAACCCAGCTCCCGCAGTGAGCTGCTTCAGTTCCTGACCGAGGTAGGCCCACGCCTCAATCTCGATCAGGATGCGATTGCCATCATCGAGGGCGCGCTGGAAATCAGTGACCAGCAAGTCCGCGAGGTGATGATCCCCCGCTCCCAGATGCAGGCCATCCAGGTCGATCAGCGTCCTGAGGAGTACCTGCCGCTGATCCTCGAATCGGCGCATTCCCGCTATCCCGTCATCGACGAGAACCTCGACGAGGTGCTCGGCATCCTGCTGGCCAAGGACCTGCTGCCGCTGATCCTGCAGAACGATAGCGAGCGCAAGCGCTTCGATCTACGCGAAGCCATCCGTCCGGCCATGTTCATCCCGGAGTCCAAGCGCCTCAACAGCTTGCTCAAGGAATTCCGCGAGACCCGCAATCACATGGCGGTGGTCATCGATGAATACGGCGGCACTGCGGGCCTGATCACCATCGAGGACATTCTCGAGCAGATCGTCGGCGACATCGAGGATGAGCACGACACCGATGAGGATGAGGATATCCGTGAGCTGGGCGACGGCCAGTTCGCCGTCAGCGCCCTGACCACCATCGAGGACTTCAACGAGCACTTCGCCACCGACTTCCCGGATGAAGAGTTCGATACCATCGGCGGTCTGATGATCCAGCGCTTCGGTCACATGCCACGTCGCCAGGAGTCGACCGACTTCGCCGGCTGGCGCTTCACCGTGCTCAATGCCGACAACCGTCGCATTCGCCAGGTGCAGGTCTGCCGCCTGGAAGATGCCACCGGTGATGCCCCGCCCTCCGCTGAGCATCGCGCGCACATCAGCGGTGAGTGA
- a CDS encoding PhoH family protein produces MSHQPQQANRILNMTLEPADPQRLASLTGQRDEHLKLIESRLGVTLRNRGNDFQIAGPSAAVKAAANVLEHLYRETGAGEVDAETVHLFLQESGVEALVEAAEDQDVSYGDVVIRTPKVLVRPRGFNQQGYVTEMRNHDINFGIGPAGTGKTYLAVAAAVEALNNQEVRRILLVRPAVEAGEKLGFLPGDLAQKIDPYLRPLYDALYEMLGFEHVNKMIERQIIEIAPLAYMRGRTLNNAYIILDESQNTTREQMKMFLTRIGFGSTAVITGDVSQVDLPRGTQSGLAHVLEVLKDTPGISITRFLAKDVVRHPLVQRIVEAYDSFEAEEEKQEGERREKRQAEREARMAALNAQGSTPPFENSSSSDRPSGNGGAQ; encoded by the coding sequence TTGAGCCACCAGCCCCAGCAAGCCAATCGCATTCTCAACATGACGCTCGAGCCGGCAGACCCACAGCGTCTGGCCAGCCTGACCGGTCAGCGCGACGAGCACCTCAAGCTGATCGAATCCCGACTCGGTGTCACCCTGCGCAACCGCGGCAACGACTTCCAGATCGCCGGCCCCTCGGCTGCCGTCAAGGCCGCAGCCAACGTGCTGGAGCACCTCTATCGCGAGACCGGTGCCGGGGAAGTCGATGCCGAGACCGTCCATCTCTTCCTGCAGGAATCCGGTGTCGAGGCACTGGTGGAAGCCGCGGAAGACCAGGACGTCAGCTACGGCGACGTGGTGATTCGTACTCCCAAGGTGCTGGTCCGCCCGCGCGGCTTCAACCAGCAGGGTTACGTCACCGAGATGCGCAACCACGACATCAACTTCGGCATCGGCCCGGCCGGTACCGGCAAGACCTATCTGGCCGTCGCCGCTGCGGTGGAAGCGCTCAACAATCAGGAAGTGCGCCGTATCCTGCTGGTGCGTCCTGCGGTCGAGGCCGGCGAGAAGCTCGGCTTCCTGCCCGGCGATCTGGCCCAGAAGATCGACCCCTACCTGCGCCCGCTCTATGACGCCCTCTACGAGATGCTCGGCTTCGAGCACGTCAACAAGATGATCGAGCGCCAGATCATCGAGATCGCCCCGCTGGCCTACATGCGTGGCCGGACGCTCAACAATGCCTACATCATTCTCGATGAGTCCCAGAACACCACGCGCGAACAGATGAAGATGTTCCTGACGCGCATCGGTTTCGGCTCCACCGCCGTCATCACCGGGGATGTCTCGCAGGTCGACCTGCCGCGTGGTACCCAGTCGGGCCTTGCGCACGTGCTGGAAGTGCTCAAGGACACTCCCGGGATCAGCATCACCCGCTTCCTCGCCAAGGACGTGGTGCGTCACCCGCTGGTGCAGCGCATCGTCGAGGCCTACGACAGCTTCGAGGCCGAGGAAGAGAAGCAGGAAGGCGAGCGTCGCGAGAAGCGCCAGGCCGAGCGCGAAGCGCGCATGGCGGCACTCAATGCCCAGGGCAGCACGCCGCCCTTCGAGAACAGCTCGTCCAGTGACAGACCCTCCGGCAATGGGGGTGCTCAGTGA
- a CDS encoding zinc ribbon-containing protein, giving the protein MPSRQPQGEGEGRLGDAYGRILTRLEDSSGELSWEGLKVELDEAVKFEAEVEEFTRDELALLRAWVERDMQEFRRHLAAGGEGVASWLGIDLDVLSRSVSSALMSIADRTVVDRAHFEEDLEAARADYTSGEVIAPGLLHCVHCEAITTLTRPSVLEPCHACGHRFFARGAPQPAPSTDADPRD; this is encoded by the coding sequence ATGCCCTCCCGCCAGCCGCAGGGCGAAGGGGAAGGACGTCTCGGCGATGCCTATGGGCGAATCCTGACGCGTCTGGAAGACAGCAGCGGCGAGTTGTCCTGGGAAGGGCTCAAGGTCGAGCTGGATGAAGCGGTGAAGTTCGAGGCCGAGGTCGAGGAGTTCACCCGCGACGAGCTGGCGCTGCTGCGTGCCTGGGTCGAGCGGGACATGCAGGAATTCCGTCGCCACCTGGCGGCCGGTGGCGAAGGGGTCGCCAGCTGGCTGGGGATTGATCTCGACGTGCTGTCGCGCAGCGTCAGTTCCGCGCTGATGTCCATCGCGGATCGCACCGTGGTGGACCGCGCGCACTTCGAGGAAGACCTCGAGGCCGCTCGCGCCGACTACACCAGTGGAGAAGTCATCGCGCCGGGGCTGCTGCACTGCGTGCATTGCGAGGCCATCACGACCTTGACGCGCCCCAGCGTACTGGAGCCCTGCCATGCCTGTGGGCACCGTTTCTTCGCACGCGGGGCGCCGCAACCCGCGCCATCAACCGATGCGGACCCCCGGGACTGA
- the miaB gene encoding tRNA (N6-isopentenyl adenosine(37)-C2)-methylthiotransferase MiaB encodes MAKKLFIKTHGCQMNEYDSARMADLLGESHQMEVTSDESEADVILLNTCSIREKAQEKVFHQLGRWKKLKEKNPDLVIGVGGCVASQEGDNLRKRAPHVDMVFGPQTLHRVPKMLNTRRESLKQISVVDVTFPEIEKFDNLPAPKSDGASAFVSVMEGCSKYCTFCVVPYTRGEEVSRPFEKVMDEVIHLADQGVREINLLGQNVNAYAGLNLLGEEIDLAELISCVAQVEGIDRIRFTTSHPLEFKDSLIEAFGEIPELVSHLHLPVQSGSNRILAAMKRGHERDLYIDKLERIRALRPDISFSSDFIVGFPGETDQDFMDTMDLIGQIGFDHSFSFIYSARPGTPAASLEDDTPEEVKKERLMILQERINQQAMQIGRKMVGTTQRILVSGFSPRDPGLLSGRTENNRVVNFRAANPTELIGYLVDVEITEAYPNSLRGELASPYRY; translated from the coding sequence ATGGCGAAGAAACTCTTCATCAAGACCCACGGCTGCCAGATGAACGAGTATGACTCCGCGCGCATGGCGGATCTGCTCGGCGAATCGCACCAGATGGAAGTCACCAGCGACGAATCCGAGGCAGACGTCATCCTGCTCAACACCTGCTCCATCCGCGAGAAGGCGCAGGAGAAGGTGTTCCATCAGCTGGGACGCTGGAAGAAGCTCAAGGAGAAGAATCCGGACCTGGTGATCGGTGTCGGCGGCTGCGTGGCCAGTCAGGAAGGCGACAACCTGCGCAAGCGCGCGCCACATGTGGACATGGTCTTCGGCCCGCAGACCCTGCACCGCGTGCCGAAGATGCTCAATACGCGTCGCGAGAGCCTCAAGCAGATCTCCGTGGTCGACGTGACCTTCCCTGAGATCGAGAAGTTCGACAACCTGCCCGCGCCCAAGAGCGACGGCGCCAGCGCCTTCGTCTCGGTGATGGAAGGCTGCTCCAAGTACTGCACCTTCTGCGTGGTGCCCTACACCCGTGGTGAGGAAGTCTCACGTCCCTTCGAGAAGGTGATGGATGAAGTCATCCATCTGGCCGACCAGGGTGTGCGCGAGATCAATCTGCTGGGCCAGAACGTCAATGCCTACGCCGGCCTCAACCTGCTGGGCGAGGAGATCGACCTGGCCGAACTGATCAGCTGCGTGGCGCAGGTCGAGGGGATCGACCGCATCCGCTTCACCACCTCGCATCCGCTGGAGTTCAAGGACTCGCTGATCGAGGCCTTCGGCGAGATCCCCGAGCTGGTCAGCCACCTGCACCTGCCGGTGCAGTCAGGCTCCAACCGCATTCTGGCGGCGATGAAGCGTGGCCACGAGCGTGATCTCTACATCGACAAGCTCGAGCGCATCCGTGCACTGCGTCCGGACATCAGCTTCTCTTCCGACTTCATCGTCGGCTTCCCGGGCGAGACGGATCAGGACTTCATGGACACCATGGACCTGATCGGCCAGATCGGCTTCGATCACTCCTTCAGCTTCATCTACTCGGCACGCCCCGGCACCCCGGCGGCCAGCCTCGAGGATGATACGCCCGAGGAGGTGAAGAAGGAGCGCCTGATGATCCTGCAGGAGCGCATCAATCAGCAGGCGATGCAGATCGGGCGCAAGATGGTCGGCACCACCCAGCGCATTCTGGTCTCCGGGTTCTCGCCGCGTGATCCGGGCCTGCTGTCCGGGCGCACCGAGAACAATCGCGTGGTCAACTTCCGCGCCGCCAACCCGACCGAGCTGATCGGCTACCTGGTGGATGTCGAGATCACCGAGGCCTATCCCAATTCGCTGCGTGGCGAGCTCGCCTCTCCCTATCGCTATTGA
- the leuS gene encoding leucine--tRNA ligase, protein MDSQDTSQQYAPDQIEQAAQQYWEKNQCFKAVEDANREKFYCLSMFPYPSGKLHMGHVRNYTIGDVISRFQRMQGKNVMQPMGWDAFGLPAENAAMKNNVAPGKWTHENIAYMRDQLKALGFAYDWSREFATCDLEYYRWEQWFFAKLVEKGVVYKKSSIVNWDPADQTVLANEQVIDGRGWRSGALIERKEIPQWFLRITDYAEELLADLDKVEWPEQVKTMQRNWIGKSRGVELSFGLDAEASQVQESLTVFTTRPDTLMGVTYVGVAAAHPLAKAAAEHNAELAEFNAECARGGTSEADMATMEKRGMDTGFKAIHPLTGREVPVYVANFVLMEYGTGAVMAVPAHDERDHEFATKYGLPIEAVIADADGNAPDVSDAAFTEHGVLINSGDFNGLDFESAFDAIAARLVEQGRGEVKTNFRLRDWGVSRQRYWGAPIPVKNGPNGESIPLTDDELPVELPLEVEFDASGGSPIKKMPSFSDLGDGWQRETDTFDTFMESSWYYARFCCADNAEAMLDERANYWLPVDYYIGGIEHAILHLLYSRFFHKLMRDFGLVDSDEPFKQLLTQGMVVADTYYRINEKGGRDWFNPLDVDVETDDKGRAIKAVLKSDGLPVEIGGTEKMSKSKNNGVDPQSMIDRFGADTVRLFMMFAAPPEQSLEWSDSGVEGAHRFVKRVWRLVHEHVAAGTPAALDVAGLNDDQKALRRKTHETIAKCSDDIGRRTTFNTAIAAVMELVNAISRFEDASEQGLAVSREAVEACVLLLSPIIPHASHSLWATLGHEEAVIDASWPVADRDAMKKDSIELVVQVNGKLRARLSFAADADRDAIEAAALADANVTKHTDGKTVRKVIVVPGKLVNIVAN, encoded by the coding sequence ATGGACTCACAGGATACGTCTCAACAGTACGCTCCCGACCAGATCGAACAGGCTGCCCAGCAGTACTGGGAGAAAAATCAGTGCTTCAAGGCGGTGGAAGATGCCAACCGCGAGAAGTTCTACTGCCTGTCGATGTTCCCCTACCCCAGCGGCAAGCTGCACATGGGGCACGTGCGTAACTACACCATCGGTGACGTGATCTCGCGCTTCCAGCGCATGCAGGGCAAGAACGTGATGCAGCCGATGGGCTGGGATGCCTTCGGCCTGCCGGCGGAAAATGCCGCGATGAAGAACAACGTCGCGCCGGGCAAGTGGACCCACGAGAACATCGCCTACATGCGCGATCAGCTCAAGGCGCTGGGCTTCGCCTACGACTGGAGCCGTGAGTTCGCGACCTGTGACCTGGAATACTACCGCTGGGAACAATGGTTCTTCGCCAAGCTGGTCGAGAAGGGAGTCGTCTACAAGAAGAGCTCCATCGTCAACTGGGACCCGGCGGACCAGACCGTGCTCGCCAATGAGCAGGTCATCGACGGCCGTGGCTGGCGCTCCGGCGCGCTGATCGAGCGCAAGGAAATCCCGCAGTGGTTCCTGCGCATCACCGACTATGCCGAAGAGCTGCTGGCCGACCTCGACAAGGTCGAGTGGCCGGAACAGGTCAAGACCATGCAGCGCAACTGGATCGGCAAGTCGCGGGGTGTCGAGCTCAGCTTCGGCCTCGATGCCGAGGCAAGCCAGGTGCAGGAATCCCTGACCGTCTTCACCACGCGTCCGGACACCCTGATGGGCGTGACCTACGTCGGTGTCGCCGCCGCTCACCCGCTGGCCAAGGCCGCGGCAGAGCACAATGCCGAGCTTGCCGAGTTCAACGCCGAATGCGCGCGTGGCGGCACCAGCGAAGCCGACATGGCAACCATGGAAAAACGCGGCATGGATACCGGCTTCAAGGCCATCCATCCGCTGACGGGCCGTGAAGTGCCGGTCTACGTCGCCAACTTCGTGCTGATGGAATACGGCACCGGTGCCGTGATGGCCGTGCCGGCCCACGACGAGCGCGACCACGAATTCGCCACCAAGTACGGCCTGCCCATCGAAGCCGTGATCGCCGATGCCGACGGCAACGCGCCTGACGTCAGCGACGCCGCCTTCACCGAGCACGGCGTGCTGATCAACTCCGGCGACTTCAATGGGCTCGACTTCGAGAGCGCCTTCGATGCCATCGCCGCACGTCTGGTCGAGCAGGGCCGTGGTGAGGTCAAGACCAACTTCCGCCTGCGCGACTGGGGCGTCTCGCGTCAGCGCTACTGGGGCGCGCCGATTCCGGTCAAGAATGGTCCGAATGGCGAATCCATCCCGCTGACCGACGACGAGCTGCCGGTCGAGCTGCCACTGGAAGTCGAATTCGACGCCTCCGGCGGTTCGCCGATCAAGAAGATGCCGTCCTTCAGTGACCTGGGCGATGGCTGGCAGCGCGAGACCGACACCTTCGACACCTTCATGGAGTCCTCCTGGTACTACGCGCGCTTCTGCTGCGCGGACAATGCCGAGGCCATGCTGGACGAGCGCGCCAACTACTGGCTGCCGGTCGACTACTACATCGGCGGCATCGAGCACGCCATCCTGCACCTGCTCTACTCGCGCTTCTTCCACAAGCTGATGCGGGACTTCGGCCTGGTCGACAGCGATGAGCCGTTCAAGCAGCTGCTGACCCAGGGCATGGTGGTCGCGGATACCTACTACCGCATCAACGAGAAAGGCGGCCGCGACTGGTTCAACCCGCTGGACGTGGACGTCGAGACCGACGACAAGGGCCGTGCCATCAAGGCCGTGCTGAAGTCCGATGGCCTGCCGGTGGAGATCGGTGGCACCGAGAAGATGTCCAAGTCCAAGAACAACGGCGTGGACCCGCAGTCGATGATCGACCGCTTCGGCGCCGACACCGTACGTCTGTTCATGATGTTTGCCGCACCGCCCGAGCAGTCGCTGGAGTGGTCCGATTCCGGTGTCGAGGGCGCGCATCGCTTCGTCAAGCGTGTCTGGCGCCTGGTTCACGAGCACGTCGCTGCCGGCACCCCGGCCGCGTTGGACGTGGCAGGCCTGAACGATGACCAGAAGGCGCTGCGTCGCAAGACGCACGAGACCATCGCCAAGTGCAGCGATGACATCGGCCGCCGTACCACCTTCAACACCGCCATCGCGGCCGTGATGGAGCTGGTCAACGCCATCAGCCGCTTCGAGGACGCCTCCGAGCAGGGCCTGGCCGTCAGCCGTGAAGCCGTCGAGGCCTGCGTGCTGTTGCTGTCACCGATCATCCCGCATGCCAGCCACTCGCTGTGGGCGACACTGGGCCACGAGGAAGCCGTGATCGACGCCAGCTGGCCGGTCGCGGACAGGGATGCGATGAAGAAGGACAGCATCGAGCTGGTCGTGCAGGTCAACGGCAAGCTGCGGGCGCGTCTGTCCTTCGCCGCCGATGCCGACCGTGATGCCATCGAGGCTGCTGCCCTGGCAGATGCCAACGTCACCAAGCACACCGATGGCAAGACGGTGCGCAAGGTCATCGTGGTACCGGGCAAGCTGGTCAACATCGTCGCCAACTGA